Within Desulfitobacterium chlororespirans DSM 11544, the genomic segment CCTGAAACCGAAAGTTACGAGTCTGGTCCACCCAGCATTGCCTGGACTTTGTGGCATATTATATATTGGTGGAGCACTGCATTGGATTATAATTTTGATAAGGGCACCTTAAAAAAAGAGGATATTCCTTGGCCAGGAAGTGTTGAAAAAGCAAAAGCAACAATAAACTTCCTGCACGATAAATGGGTTTCACATTTAATCGATTTGTCGGACGCAGATTATTTGTCAAAGCAATATGCCAAATGGCCATTATCCGATAGGAACTTTTCAGATACTGCATTATGGTTGAATGGCGAATTAATGAAAAATGCAGCAGAAATAGGTTATGGGCGATTTTTATATAGAACCTGTGCAAAATAGTTTTCATAATATGATTTAATTGAAGGTGATACTCATGAACCAGCAAGAATTCCATATGCTTGATGATGAAAAACTCATATGGATATGTGTCGAACCGATTATTCAAAAAGTACGCGGGAAAGACCCGGCAATAAAGTCGCAGATCATTATGCAGTTGAATAATGGGCAACGAGCA encodes:
- a CDS encoding DinB family protein; the protein is MKENILFQLDMCWQLYLYHMNDLKEAEALWVFNPTGLQVYKQEEGWCIDWPETESYESGPPSIAWTLWHIIYWWSTALDYNFDKGTLKKEDIPWPGSVEKAKATINFLHDKWVSHLIDLSDADYLSKQYAKWPLSDRNFSDTALWLNGELMKNAAEIGYGRFLYRTCAK